A single genomic interval of Microbacterium hydrocarbonoxydans harbors:
- a CDS encoding LLM class flavin-dependent oxidoreductase, producing the protein MPIELLGMIATTAGSEARAVDGPIVDAGYVREFSRAHEEAGFDRVLIGYSASSPDGFAVAAAALHSTERLKVLIAHRPGFVAPTVVARKLATLDHLTGGGRVAIHHISGGSEADQRRDGDFSDKSDRYRRTGEFIEVLRRTLTSDEPFDYHGDFYRVEGAFSAVKPATDAGIPVFFGGLSEGAVEVGARGADVYMLFGEPLADVAENIRTIRAAAAKAGRTVEFSLSTRPIIGATEAEAWEKAERIYAETEAVLAGRASGDTLSFARPAEREQAPVSADRLQQAARRGDVHDERLWLGITRLTGPSGNSTAPVGTPAQVAEALLKYYDLGVTRFLIRGFDPLGDVRDWGAELVPALREGARLRDEARLRDEARLRDEAGAVLNEERVA; encoded by the coding sequence ATGCCCATCGAATTGCTCGGAATGATCGCCACGACCGCAGGATCCGAGGCGAGAGCCGTCGACGGCCCCATCGTCGACGCGGGGTACGTGCGCGAGTTCTCCCGCGCGCACGAGGAGGCCGGTTTCGACCGCGTCCTGATCGGCTACAGCGCGAGCTCGCCGGACGGATTCGCGGTCGCCGCTGCGGCGCTGCACTCGACCGAGCGGCTGAAGGTGCTCATCGCGCACCGGCCGGGATTCGTCGCACCGACAGTCGTCGCCCGCAAGCTCGCCACCCTCGATCACCTCACCGGTGGAGGCAGGGTCGCGATCCACCACATCAGCGGAGGCAGCGAGGCCGATCAGCGCAGGGACGGCGACTTCAGCGACAAGTCCGACCGCTATCGGCGCACCGGCGAGTTCATCGAGGTGCTCCGACGAACTCTCACCTCGGACGAGCCGTTCGACTATCACGGCGACTTCTACCGGGTCGAGGGTGCGTTCTCGGCGGTGAAGCCCGCGACGGATGCGGGGATCCCGGTGTTCTTCGGCGGCCTGTCCGAGGGTGCAGTGGAGGTGGGAGCCCGCGGTGCCGACGTGTACATGCTCTTCGGCGAGCCGCTCGCCGACGTCGCGGAGAACATCCGCACGATCCGGGCCGCGGCGGCGAAGGCGGGCCGCACGGTGGAGTTCAGCCTGTCGACCCGGCCGATCATCGGGGCCACCGAAGCCGAGGCCTGGGAGAAGGCCGAGCGCATCTACGCCGAGACGGAGGCCGTGCTCGCCGGCCGTGCGTCGGGTGACACTCTGTCGTTCGCCCGACCGGCGGAGCGCGAGCAGGCTCCGGTGTCGGCCGACAGGCTGCAGCAGGCGGCCCGGCGCGGCGACGTGCACGACGAGCGGCTCTGGCTCGGGATCACCCGCCTCACCGGGCCCTCCGGCAACTCGACCGCGCCGGTCGGAACACCCGCTCAGGTGGCCGAGGCGCTGCTGAAGTACTACGACCTGGGCGTGACGCGCTTCCTCATCCGCGGGTTCGACCCGCTCGGCGATGTGCGCGACTGGGGCGCCGAGCTCGTGCCGGCGCTCCGCGAGGGAGCCCGACTCCGCGATGAGGCCCGACTCCGCGATGAAGCCCGACTCCGCGATGAAGCCGGCGCCGTGCTGAACGAGGAACGCGTGGCCTGA
- a CDS encoding quinone oxidoreductase family protein: MARAIVYTEFGSPDVLHLIETPDPIALSGEAVVRIEAAGVNPIDAKLRAAKRPSPPITEPRGVGFDGAGVIESLAEGVTQFAVGDRVAIRDTVGTYSSLLSVPVEKLVALPDSVTASEGAGIGIPAGTAYQALRSLGLTEGDVLLVHGGSGSVGQAAVQFAVAWGASVIATASPARHDQLRELGATPVAYGDGLLDRVREAAPDGVTVALDCAGTDEAIQTSLELVADRDRIATIVRGPDAASFGIRAFSGGSPEPLTEKELVWRAEALAATVQLLASGDFTIELGPELPLTEAVRAHELVESGDASGKIILVP; encoded by the coding sequence ATGGCTCGCGCGATCGTCTACACAGAGTTCGGTTCCCCTGACGTCCTGCATCTGATCGAGACGCCCGATCCGATCGCCCTGAGCGGCGAAGCGGTGGTGCGCATCGAGGCGGCGGGGGTGAATCCGATCGACGCCAAGCTGCGTGCAGCGAAGCGCCCCTCCCCGCCGATCACCGAGCCGCGCGGCGTGGGCTTCGACGGCGCGGGCGTGATCGAGTCGCTCGCGGAAGGCGTCACGCAGTTCGCGGTCGGCGACCGGGTGGCCATCCGCGACACGGTCGGCACCTACTCGAGTCTGCTGTCGGTGCCGGTCGAGAAGCTCGTCGCGCTGCCCGACTCGGTCACAGCTTCCGAGGGCGCCGGCATCGGCATCCCCGCCGGAACCGCGTACCAGGCCCTGCGCTCCCTCGGTCTCACCGAGGGCGACGTGCTGCTGGTGCACGGCGGATCGGGCTCCGTCGGCCAGGCCGCCGTGCAGTTCGCGGTCGCGTGGGGTGCGTCTGTGATCGCCACCGCGAGCCCGGCCCGCCACGACCAGCTGCGTGAGCTGGGCGCGACGCCCGTGGCCTACGGCGACGGTCTCCTCGACCGTGTGCGCGAGGCGGCCCCCGACGGCGTCACCGTCGCGCTGGACTGCGCCGGCACCGACGAGGCCATCCAGACCTCCCTCGAACTCGTCGCCGACCGCGACCGAATCGCCACCATCGTCCGCGGGCCCGATGCCGCCTCGTTCGGCATCCGCGCGTTCTCGGGCGGCTCGCCGGAGCCTCTCACCGAGAAGGAGCTCGTCTGGCGGGCCGAGGCTCTGGCCGCGACCGTCCAGCTGCTGGCGTCAGGCGACTTCACGATCGAGCTCGGACCGGAGCTGCCCCTCACCGAGGCGGTGCGCGCCCACGAGCTCGTGGAGTCCGGAGACGCCTCGGGCAAGATCATCCTCGTCCCGTAA
- the hrpA gene encoding ATP-dependent RNA helicase HrpA, producing MSSPVIFYPPELPVSAARDEIADAIRDHQVVIVAGATGSGKTTQLPKICLDLKRERIAHTQPRRLAARTIAERVAEELQVELGGVVGYKVRFTDKVSDDTRIALMTDGILLNEIHRDRLLRRYDTIIIDEAHERSLNVDFLLGYLVRILPERPDLKVIITSATIDPESFARHFATAEGVPAPVIEVSGRTFPVEIRYRAQTEETEESDEVTAIVAALRELDREDPGDVLVFLPGEAEIRDAADAVRGAYSKDRSPTEVLPLYGRLSAAEQHRVFEKSRVAGVRRRVVLATNVAETSLTVPGIRYVIDTGTARVSRYSNRSKVQRLPIEAISQASANQRSGRAGRTSDGIAIRLYSEEDFDSRPEFTEPEILRTSLASVILQMLSLGFGDITAFPFLTPPDSRGVKAAVDLLTELGAVTGSGDTPRLTRIGRDISRIPIDPRFARMLIEAGRPGGTDVTRDVLAIVAGMSIQDVRERPSQEAPQSVRDEADRMHARFADPTSDFLSILNLWNHLREQQRELGSSAFRRLCRSEHLNYVRVREWFDVHRQLRSLVKDKDSSRSGTADPDAIHRALLAGLLSQIGILDERNTGKGLDPKKRRMAEYRGARGIRFSIFPGSALRKKAPQAVMAAEIVETSRTYARTVAAIDPAWAEALAGDLAKRQVTEPHWSKDAGAAVAYEKVTLFGVEIIPRRRVQFARIDRAASREMFVRHALVEGEWDPTRIDKRVSAFWRSNAELRKRLEKLEERERRRDILAGDEAVFRFYDERIPSDVFDVRSFEKWWREALAATPKLLVMREADLLDDEGRADQSEFPTRWTQGDQVLGLAYRFEPGAADDGVSVVIPLPLLVQIEDRGFDWQVPGLRAELVTGLLRALPKAIRRHVVPAADWADRFGAELAGEGPESHGGLPARTLKEALARLIQPLANQLVSASDFEDERVPAHLRMNFRAVDERGRVAGSNRDLSALQADLADRARSSVARSIAAPPRRPGPSKGPQPAAVATSIERDGLTAWTFGDLPEVLDTRVAGGVVRGYPAIVDQGKTASVRVEATADAALVATRAGVRRLVLLGVPSPSSYVQEHLTSQEKLALAASPYQSAAALIEDCRAAVVQNLIDRTVAGGIVRTEAEFARVRDAVSAALVDQLFACVSLVARILTQSRAVERGIKSQNSLALLGPLNDIRTQLSGLLHPGFVSAAGVDRLAHFPRYLEAMLDRLKVLGNEPGKDRTRMSEFERMAKAFEEAGGTIPLAPDASAALVETRWLLEEYRVSVFAQRLGTAQPVSPQRIMKVLGSRG from the coding sequence ATGTCCTCCCCCGTGATCTTCTATCCTCCCGAGCTGCCCGTCAGCGCTGCCAGGGACGAGATCGCCGACGCCATCCGCGACCACCAGGTCGTCATCGTCGCCGGCGCCACGGGTTCGGGCAAGACGACGCAGCTGCCGAAGATCTGCCTCGACCTCAAACGTGAGCGCATCGCGCACACGCAGCCGCGACGTCTCGCCGCGCGGACGATCGCGGAGCGCGTCGCGGAGGAGCTGCAGGTCGAGCTCGGCGGCGTCGTCGGCTACAAGGTGCGCTTCACCGACAAGGTGTCGGACGACACGCGCATCGCGCTGATGACCGACGGCATCCTGCTGAACGAGATCCACCGCGACCGGCTGCTGCGGCGGTACGACACGATCATCATCGACGAGGCGCACGAGCGCTCCCTCAACGTCGACTTCCTGCTCGGCTACCTCGTGCGCATACTGCCCGAGCGCCCCGACCTCAAGGTCATCATCACCTCGGCGACGATCGATCCCGAGAGCTTCGCCCGCCACTTCGCGACGGCGGAGGGCGTGCCGGCGCCGGTCATCGAGGTGTCCGGCCGCACCTTCCCCGTCGAGATCCGCTACCGGGCGCAGACGGAGGAGACGGAGGAGTCCGACGAGGTCACCGCGATCGTCGCGGCCCTCCGCGAACTCGACCGCGAGGACCCGGGCGACGTGCTCGTGTTCCTTCCCGGTGAGGCCGAGATCAGGGACGCCGCGGATGCCGTGCGCGGCGCGTACTCGAAGGACCGCTCCCCCACCGAGGTGCTGCCGCTGTACGGCCGCCTGTCGGCCGCGGAGCAGCACCGCGTGTTCGAGAAGAGCCGCGTCGCCGGGGTACGGCGGCGGGTCGTGCTGGCCACCAACGTCGCCGAGACCAGCCTCACCGTTCCCGGCATCCGCTACGTGATCGACACCGGCACCGCGCGCGTCTCGCGCTACAGCAACCGCTCCAAGGTGCAGCGACTGCCGATCGAGGCGATCTCGCAGGCCTCGGCGAACCAGCGCTCGGGTCGCGCGGGGCGCACCAGCGACGGCATCGCGATACGCCTGTACAGCGAGGAGGACTTCGACAGCCGCCCGGAGTTCACCGAGCCAGAGATCCTGCGCACCTCGCTCGCCTCCGTCATCCTGCAGATGCTGTCGCTCGGCTTCGGCGACATCACCGCCTTCCCCTTCCTCACCCCTCCGGACTCCCGGGGCGTCAAGGCCGCGGTCGACCTGCTCACCGAGCTCGGCGCCGTCACCGGCAGCGGGGACACCCCGCGCCTGACCCGCATCGGTCGCGACATCTCGCGCATCCCGATCGACCCTCGCTTCGCCCGCATGCTGATCGAGGCCGGGCGCCCCGGCGGCACCGATGTCACCCGAGACGTGCTCGCGATCGTGGCCGGCATGTCGATCCAGGACGTGCGCGAGCGACCGTCGCAGGAGGCGCCGCAGAGCGTGCGCGACGAGGCCGACCGGATGCACGCGCGCTTCGCCGACCCGACGAGCGACTTCCTCTCGATCCTCAACCTGTGGAACCACCTCAGGGAGCAGCAGCGCGAGCTCGGATCCAGCGCGTTCCGCCGCCTCTGCCGGTCGGAGCACCTGAACTACGTGCGGGTGCGGGAGTGGTTCGACGTCCACCGTCAGCTGCGGTCCCTCGTGAAGGACAAGGACTCCTCCCGCTCGGGTACGGCCGATCCCGACGCGATCCACCGCGCACTGCTGGCCGGCCTCCTGTCGCAGATCGGCATCCTCGACGAGCGGAACACCGGCAAGGGACTCGATCCCAAGAAGCGGAGGATGGCCGAGTACCGGGGAGCCCGCGGCATCCGCTTCTCGATCTTCCCTGGCTCGGCGCTGCGCAAGAAGGCCCCGCAGGCCGTGATGGCCGCCGAGATCGTGGAGACCTCCCGCACCTACGCCCGCACGGTCGCTGCGATCGATCCGGCCTGGGCCGAGGCGCTCGCCGGTGACCTCGCCAAGCGCCAGGTCACCGAGCCGCACTGGTCGAAGGATGCCGGCGCCGCCGTCGCCTACGAGAAGGTGACGCTGTTCGGGGTGGAGATCATCCCGCGCCGACGCGTCCAGTTCGCCCGCATCGACAGGGCCGCATCCCGCGAGATGTTCGTGCGGCACGCGCTCGTGGAGGGCGAGTGGGATCCGACGCGCATCGACAAGCGGGTCAGCGCGTTCTGGCGCAGCAACGCCGAACTGCGCAAGCGCCTCGAGAAGCTCGAGGAGCGCGAGCGTCGTCGCGACATCCTCGCGGGCGACGAGGCCGTGTTCCGGTTCTACGACGAGCGGATCCCGTCGGACGTCTTCGACGTGCGCTCGTTCGAGAAGTGGTGGCGCGAGGCTCTGGCCGCCACCCCGAAACTGCTCGTGATGCGCGAGGCCGACCTGCTCGACGACGAGGGCAGGGCGGACCAGAGCGAGTTCCCGACGCGCTGGACGCAGGGCGACCAGGTGCTCGGACTCGCCTACCGCTTCGAGCCGGGTGCCGCGGACGACGGGGTCAGCGTCGTGATTCCGCTCCCGCTGCTCGTCCAGATCGAGGACAGGGGCTTCGACTGGCAGGTGCCCGGCCTCCGCGCCGAGCTCGTCACCGGGCTGCTGCGCGCGCTGCCCAAGGCGATCCGGCGGCACGTGGTGCCGGCCGCCGACTGGGCGGACAGGTTCGGGGCAGAGCTCGCGGGAGAAGGACCGGAGTCGCACGGCGGCCTCCCCGCCCGCACCCTCAAAGAGGCGCTCGCCCGCCTCATCCAGCCGCTCGCGAACCAGCTCGTCTCCGCCTCGGACTTCGAGGACGAGCGGGTGCCCGCGCACCTGCGGATGAACTTCCGCGCCGTGGACGAGCGCGGGAGGGTCGCGGGATCGAACCGCGACCTCAGCGCGCTGCAGGCCGACCTCGCCGACCGTGCCCGCAGCAGCGTCGCCCGGTCGATCGCCGCCCCGCCCCGCCGCCCCGGCCCCTCGAAGGGACCGCAGCCCGCAGCTGTCGCAACCTCGATCGAACGCGACGGCCTCACCGCCTGGACCTTCGGAGACCTGCCCGAGGTGCTCGACACCCGCGTGGCCGGCGGTGTGGTGCGCGGGTACCCGGCGATCGTCGATCAGGGCAAGACCGCCTCAGTGCGCGTCGAGGCCACAGCGGACGCCGCCCTCGTCGCCACGCGTGCCGGCGTGCGTCGCCTCGTGCTGCTCGGCGTGCCGTCACCGTCGTCGTACGTGCAGGAGCACCTGACGAGCCAGGAGAAGCTGGCGCTCGCCGCCTCCCCCTATCAGTCGGCCGCCGCGCTGATCGAGGACTGCCGCGCCGCGGTGGTGCAGAACCTCATCGATCGCACGGTCGCCGGTGGCATCGTGCGCACCGAGGCCGAGTTCGCTCGGGTGCGGGATGCCGTGTCGGCGGCGCTCGTGGACCAGCTGTTCGCCTGCGTGTCGCTGGTCGCCCGCATCCTCACCCAGTCCAGGGCCGTGGAGCGCGGCATCAAGTCGCAGAACTCGCTCGCACTGCTCGGGCCGCTGAACGACATCCGCACGCAGCTCTCAGGGCTCCTGCACCCCGGCTTCGTGTCGGCGGCGGGTGTCGACCGTCTCGCGCACTTCCCTCGATATCTCGAGGCGATGCTGGATCGACTGAAGGTGCTCGGCAACGAGCCGGGCAAGGATCGCACGCGCATGAGCGAGTTCGAGCGGATGGCGAAGGCGTTCGAGGAGGCGGGCGGCACCATCCCCCTCGCTCCCGACGCCTCCGCCGCCCTCGTCGAGACGCGCTGGCTGCTCGAGGAGTACCGGGTCAGCGTGTTCGCGCAGCGTCTGGGCACCGCGCAGCCGGTCTCGCCGCAGCGGATCATGAAGGTGCTGGGTTCGCGGGGGTAG